One Polyangiaceae bacterium genomic window carries:
- a CDS encoding NUDIX hydrolase has protein sequence MKPWLVTKSETLVAKKWLTVKEQHIALPHGGEIADFHLLEAPDWSSVIAVTEMGQFVFVDQYRHGAGRVSRELPAGVIDAGETPEQAARRELEEETGFVAEHWEHLFTTHVEPHRLTSRAHFFVATGARRVAKQRVDPSENIDVVLLDAADIVPAIMNGAIVHGVHVGAIMLAARRGLVKL, from the coding sequence ATGAAACCGTGGTTGGTCACGAAAAGCGAAACGCTCGTTGCAAAAAAATGGCTCACCGTGAAGGAGCAACACATTGCGCTCCCACATGGTGGCGAGATTGCCGACTTTCACCTGCTCGAAGCACCGGATTGGTCATCCGTCATTGCAGTTACAGAAATGGGGCAATTCGTTTTCGTGGATCAATATCGTCACGGCGCAGGCCGAGTGAGTCGCGAGCTTCCTGCGGGCGTGATCGATGCGGGTGAAACGCCCGAGCAAGCTGCTCGCCGGGAGCTCGAGGAAGAAACAGGGTTCGTCGCGGAACACTGGGAGCACCTGTTCACGACGCATGTCGAACCGCACCGTCTCACGTCGCGCGCGCACTTTTTCGTGGCCACGGGCGCTCGCCGAGTCGCCAAGCAGCGTGTCGATCCGAGCGAAAACATCGATGTCGTGCTGCTCGACGCGGCGGATATCGTTCCCGCGATCATGAATGGAGCCATTGTGCATGGCGTGCACGTCGGCGCGATCATGCTTGCCGCGCGTCGTGGGTTGGTGAAGCTCTAG
- a CDS encoding acyltransferase, which yields MTDAAIADAEKPRSWLSRFFGLDLLDNRYASLHGLRVVGIVSVVQWHVTWILWGEQDVPLNRAFVDVSTSIFFGMDLFFILSGFLIGSILLRSLERTGSQDLRRFYLRRVLRTFPSYYIVLTILALAYPLTEMQRKNLIFEYTYLTNFVSLHRPDVIMFWGWSMALEEQFYLAVPLLFFILHRLRSDRGRIVLLSSLCVVALVVRLVIYYRWRPWNDFILYGALYFRTYTRFDTLMAGILLALVHRRYRDVISKWLEHPLHRAMLALPALTCLWLLLQPSMFGKEHLQLVKVFSWGTLTSIMYLCALPLLLYSDGIVARVLSAPFFRKVATLGYGLYLVHIPIIDHLVVPAVKTLHSRGISLTLLWIAALATTLLVSWAIAYVMHLFIEKPSLWLRQKIAD from the coding sequence ATGACCGACGCTGCCATCGCCGATGCAGAAAAGCCCCGCTCGTGGCTGTCGCGTTTCTTCGGCCTCGACCTGCTCGACAATCGGTACGCGTCTCTTCACGGCTTGCGTGTCGTCGGCATCGTCAGCGTCGTGCAGTGGCACGTGACGTGGATTCTCTGGGGCGAACAAGACGTTCCACTCAATCGTGCCTTCGTCGATGTCTCGACCTCCATCTTTTTTGGGATGGACCTCTTCTTCATCCTCAGCGGTTTCCTCATCGGCTCGATCCTCCTCCGATCGCTCGAACGTACAGGCTCCCAAGACCTTCGCCGGTTTTACCTCCGTCGTGTTCTGCGCACTTTTCCCTCGTATTACATCGTCCTCACCATCCTCGCGCTCGCGTATCCGCTCACGGAGATGCAGCGCAAGAACTTGATCTTCGAGTATACGTACCTGACAAACTTCGTCTCGCTCCATCGCCCCGACGTCATCATGTTCTGGGGCTGGTCGATGGCGCTCGAAGAGCAGTTTTATCTGGCCGTTCCCCTGCTCTTCTTCATCCTGCACCGCTTGCGTAGCGATCGCGGGCGCATCGTGCTGCTCAGTTCACTCTGCGTCGTCGCGCTCGTCGTACGCCTCGTGATCTACTACCGGTGGCGTCCCTGGAACGACTTCATCCTCTACGGCGCGCTCTACTTCCGCACCTACACTCGCTTCGACACGCTCATGGCCGGAATCCTTCTGGCTCTCGTGCATCGCCGCTACCGCGACGTCATCAGCAAGTGGCTCGAGCATCCTCTACATCGCGCGATGCTCGCGCTTCCCGCGCTCACGTGCCTTTGGTTGCTGCTCCAACCATCCATGTTCGGCAAGGAGCACCTGCAGCTCGTCAAGGTGTTCTCTTGGGGCACCCTCACGAGCATCATGTACCTCTGCGCGTTGCCGCTTTTGCTCTACAGTGACGGCATCGTCGCCCGCGTTCTTTCTGCGCCGTTCTTCCGCAAGGTCGCGACACTCGGGTACGGTCTTTACTTGGTGCACATACCAATCATCGATCACCTCGTCGTGCCCGCCGTCAAAACACTCCATTCCCGAGGCATCTCGCTCACCCTGTTATGGATCGCGGCGCTCGCCACTACCCTGCTCGTCTCGTGGGCGATTGCATATGTGATGCACCTTTTCATCGAGAAGCCGTCGCTCTGGCTCCGCCAAAAGATTGCGGACTGA
- a CDS encoding RNA polymerase sigma factor: MSVALFPASTVAARVLKISCHLSHPADVLMFEFSMMSFLWPSRDDRHCDLLRAALRGNRDAFRTLYRELYGPVTGFVGRRIGHPQDAEDVVAIVFHKFLERLGDYDAKRGTVRMYVLAIARSAVIDWLRAVRDDVPVDDLAGSIADGGESPLDALVRGEKMGQLHKALLAISAPSREVLVLRFGDGLSHAEIAELLGMKVDAVKQRSSRAMRELEAQVKKMPSLKDEMSLSNAETEGVTNVRF, encoded by the coding sequence GTGAGCGTAGCACTTTTTCCGGCCAGCACGGTTGCCGCTCGTGTCCTGAAAATTTCTTGTCACCTTTCTCATCCTGCCGACGTACTGATGTTCGAGTTCTCGATGATGAGTTTTCTCTGGCCGAGCCGAGACGATCGGCACTGTGACTTGCTACGGGCCGCTTTACGCGGCAATCGTGACGCGTTCCGTACGCTCTATCGTGAGCTTTACGGGCCCGTTACGGGCTTCGTTGGTCGCCGTATTGGGCATCCGCAAGATGCCGAAGACGTCGTGGCCATCGTTTTTCACAAATTTCTCGAGCGTCTCGGGGATTACGACGCGAAACGCGGCACCGTGCGGATGTATGTCCTCGCGATTGCACGCTCGGCCGTCATCGATTGGTTACGAGCAGTTCGTGACGATGTCCCCGTGGATGACTTGGCTGGAAGCATCGCGGACGGAGGTGAATCGCCGCTCGATGCGTTGGTTCGTGGCGAAAAGATGGGGCAATTGCACAAGGCGCTCTTGGCGATTTCCGCGCCATCGCGGGAAGTCTTGGTGCTGCGTTTTGGAGACGGTTTGTCGCATGCCGAAATTGCGGAATTGCTCGGCATGAAGGTCGATGCGGTGAAACAACGCTCGTCGCGGGCCATGCGGGAGCTCGAAGCGCAAGTGAAAAAGATGCCGTCATTAAAAGATGAAATGAGTTTGTCGAACGCAGAGACGGAGGGCGTGACCAATGTTCGATTTTGA
- a CDS encoding ABC transporter ATP-binding protein yields the protein MLAIEAKGLRKSYRGLFRRSGGVEALRGLDVQVEQGAAFGLIGLNGAGKTTFIKTLLAIVRPTAGEVRILGQDPNDPRARAHVGYLPERLHLPHSFTPVQFLASVARMKGLKASDDVTMRQIERVGLGSDAHRRIAGFSKGMRQRLGLAAAFLGNPQLLILDEPTDGVDPLGRAEIRRILSEERARGATLFLNSHLLSETERVCDRIGILSDGRLVREGTIDALCGSESKYRLRFAPGFDVQALTALGLRSAETDGVFLCEAPDPTALNVLLDRIRATGACLVELRRDVRDLEEVLADALSASGAKNPSEKPS from the coding sequence ATGCTGGCAATCGAAGCAAAAGGTTTGCGCAAGTCGTACCGAGGGCTATTTCGTCGCAGCGGCGGCGTCGAAGCCTTGCGAGGCCTCGATGTGCAGGTGGAACAAGGCGCCGCATTCGGGCTCATCGGGCTGAATGGTGCCGGAAAAACCACGTTCATCAAAACGCTCCTCGCCATCGTGAGGCCCACCGCAGGCGAAGTGCGTATTCTTGGCCAGGATCCCAACGACCCGCGCGCTCGAGCCCACGTGGGTTACTTGCCGGAGCGACTGCACTTGCCGCATTCTTTCACGCCCGTACAATTCCTCGCGAGCGTGGCGCGAATGAAAGGATTGAAGGCAAGTGACGACGTGACCATGAGGCAAATCGAACGCGTGGGGCTTGGTTCGGACGCCCATCGACGCATTGCAGGGTTTTCCAAAGGCATGAGGCAAAGGCTCGGGCTTGCCGCCGCGTTTCTCGGCAATCCGCAATTGCTGATACTGGACGAACCCACGGACGGCGTGGACCCTTTGGGTCGCGCTGAAATTCGTCGCATTCTGAGCGAAGAGCGCGCTCGCGGTGCAACCCTTTTTCTCAATTCCCATTTGCTCAGCGAAACCGAACGCGTCTGTGATCGTATTGGCATTCTCTCGGACGGGCGCCTCGTGCGTGAAGGCACCATCGATGCCCTGTGCGGCAGCGAATCTAAATACAGATTGCGGTTTGCCCCGGGATTCGATGTGCAAGCATTGACGGCTTTGGGACTTCGATCGGCAGAGACGGACGGCGTGTTTCTCTGCGAAGCGCCGGACCCGACGGCGCTCAATGTGCTGCTCGATCGCATACGCGCCACAGGCGCGTGCCTCGTGGAATTGAGGCGCGACGTGCGCGACCTCGAAGAAGTGCTTGCGGATGCGCTTTCTGCGTCGGGCGCCAAGAATCCTTCGGAGAAACCGTCGTGA
- a CDS encoding alpha/beta fold hydrolase, which yields MRFKTVDPKVAEHAVERRGFITVPLDYQSPGGATIDLFYRLIPAHGSTVDDRDKPVVVVINGGPGIPASFYRPLDFDYATNSMPHGGLDRFKYLLQGFRVLIVDQRGTDGCSAPLDMDDPALDPVFIAKYFSSDSHARDYRAVIDALIPEGQRFFIIAQSYGGMPGMQFLAFPGRRANGIVFSSSALPFEDPLRAALARRREQLRLNLQLQKAVPDIADRTARVRAHYEALGLDPAIIHGLFVLLGKDVPGIWEPGVVARLDKILSQSREQILEDVEAGQEAPNLLNYILSSVNFSPGYTDRTLAALGSREIPFEPWMIDENVMLMQTGQDGTWRQELINAFDAAPPQGTPFPTLDELREAISCNQLLFTAADNDAFVPADNYREVVERFLVSGHTEVRTLPGGHSAIFLEKGYEAFVEWSRDK from the coding sequence ATGCGATTCAAAACGGTCGATCCAAAGGTAGCTGAACACGCGGTCGAACGGCGCGGATTCATCACGGTTCCGCTCGACTACCAAAGCCCTGGTGGTGCAACCATCGACCTTTTCTACCGGCTGATTCCGGCGCACGGCTCCACGGTCGATGATCGCGACAAACCGGTCGTCGTCGTCATCAATGGCGGCCCCGGCATTCCAGCCTCCTTTTATCGCCCGCTCGACTTTGACTACGCGACGAATTCGATGCCCCACGGCGGTCTCGATCGCTTCAAGTATCTCCTGCAAGGCTTCCGCGTATTGATTGTTGATCAACGCGGCACCGATGGTTGTTCCGCGCCGCTCGACATGGACGATCCGGCCTTGGATCCCGTATTCATTGCCAAATATTTTTCTTCCGACAGTCATGCGCGCGATTACCGTGCCGTCATCGACGCCCTCATTCCCGAGGGTCAGCGGTTTTTCATCATTGCGCAGAGTTACGGAGGCATGCCGGGCATGCAGTTTCTGGCCTTTCCTGGGCGGCGTGCAAACGGAATCGTTTTTTCGAGCTCCGCGCTGCCTTTCGAGGATCCGCTTCGTGCGGCGTTGGCGCGTCGTCGAGAGCAACTGCGCCTCAATTTGCAATTGCAGAAAGCAGTCCCCGACATCGCCGACCGTACGGCTCGCGTCCGCGCGCATTACGAGGCGCTCGGGCTCGATCCGGCCATCATTCATGGCCTCTTCGTATTGCTCGGCAAAGACGTTCCCGGCATATGGGAACCCGGCGTCGTCGCACGGCTCGACAAAATTCTTTCGCAGTCGCGAGAGCAAATCCTCGAAGACGTCGAAGCTGGTCAAGAAGCACCCAATCTTCTCAATTACATCTTGTCGAGCGTCAATTTTTCACCAGGATACACCGATCGCACGCTCGCAGCCTTGGGGTCGCGTGAAATACCCTTCGAGCCGTGGATGATCGACGAAAACGTCATGCTCATGCAAACGGGCCAGGATGGAACGTGGCGCCAAGAGCTCATCAATGCATTCGATGCGGCTCCTCCTCAGGGAACGCCATTTCCCACGCTCGACGAATTGCGCGAAGCAATATCCTGCAATCAATTACTCTTTACTGCAGCCGACAATGATGCATTCGTTCCGGCCGACAACTACCGAGAGGTCGTCGAGCGATTCCTCGTTTCTGGTCATACGGAAGTTCGCACGCTGCCGGGCGGTCACAGTGCGATATTTCTCGAGAAAGGCTACGAAGCTTTCGTCGAATGGTCGCGGGACAAATAG
- a CDS encoding FAD-dependent monooxygenase encodes MALDALVVGAGPVGLVMASELRRHGLSCRIIDKNDSPSIWSKAQIIHARTLECFQDMGVVDDALAKGRQVSGARIMTPQLEKIGRVSLGGIDSPYPYFLSLSQRETEIILAEHLERKYDTRIERNVTLEGFSQGADGVLAKLVHVDGSAEEVRVPWLLGCDGAHSAVRKTLGLPFDGSTYDYRIIQADVRVDLPITVHDDEIAVFLGPAGMIGFFPLPGDHRYRLLAFLEPGDERPVELESFKALLAERGPAGAEVSDPKWMIDFKIHCRLVPRYRVGRVFLSGDAAHIHSPAGGQGMNMGIQDAYNLAWKIALVHRGKAKEVLLDSYEAERRPIAEATLRSTDAGTRGFVTALSLKNSIATSIRNHLVSFVTSLEMVKERAGRVMSQIEIAYPKSPIVGQDQVSLWSVPLNGGGENPSLSDWIHFGDGPAPGSRVPDVLIGEKTVFEVLRGTRHTLFCFDGAARTEEGYHRLGQIIQQAKSRLGDGIEGYVVVPFAERPEALSADVPVLCDGEGELHRRFGARSECLYLIRPDGYVAYRCQPADEHRFSAYLDRLFV; translated from the coding sequence GCGTCGGAGCTCCGACGGCATGGGCTGTCGTGCAGAATCATCGACAAGAACGACAGTCCGTCGATCTGGTCCAAGGCGCAGATCATTCACGCTAGAACGCTCGAATGCTTCCAAGACATGGGCGTCGTCGACGATGCGTTGGCCAAAGGTCGCCAAGTTTCGGGCGCTCGCATCATGACGCCGCAATTGGAGAAGATCGGGCGGGTTTCCCTGGGCGGCATCGATTCTCCGTATCCATATTTTCTGAGTTTGTCGCAGCGCGAGACCGAGATCATCTTGGCCGAGCACCTCGAACGCAAATACGATACGCGTATCGAGCGCAATGTCACGCTCGAAGGTTTTTCCCAGGGCGCGGACGGTGTCCTTGCCAAACTCGTTCATGTCGATGGGTCGGCGGAAGAAGTCCGCGTGCCATGGCTTCTCGGATGCGATGGGGCGCACAGCGCCGTCCGCAAAACGCTTGGTTTGCCCTTCGACGGGTCGACCTATGACTATCGGATCATCCAAGCTGACGTGCGCGTCGATTTGCCCATTACGGTGCACGACGACGAAATTGCGGTTTTTCTGGGCCCCGCAGGCATGATCGGGTTTTTCCCGTTGCCTGGCGATCATCGTTATCGGCTCCTTGCGTTCCTCGAGCCCGGCGACGAGCGTCCCGTCGAGCTCGAATCATTCAAAGCATTGCTTGCCGAGCGTGGACCGGCGGGCGCCGAGGTTTCGGATCCCAAGTGGATGATCGATTTCAAGATCCACTGCCGGTTGGTCCCTAGATATCGCGTCGGGCGTGTGTTTCTTTCGGGCGATGCGGCGCATATTCATAGCCCGGCCGGTGGTCAAGGGATGAACATGGGCATTCAGGATGCCTACAACCTCGCCTGGAAAATCGCGCTCGTTCACCGAGGAAAAGCCAAAGAAGTGCTTCTCGATTCATACGAAGCCGAGCGACGTCCCATTGCCGAGGCGACCTTGCGGTCCACGGACGCGGGCACGCGAGGGTTCGTTACGGCACTATCGCTCAAGAACTCGATTGCAACGAGCATTCGGAATCATCTCGTGAGTTTCGTGACGAGCCTCGAAATGGTCAAGGAACGCGCGGGTCGCGTCATGTCCCAAATCGAGATCGCGTACCCGAAGAGTCCCATTGTCGGACAAGATCAGGTCTCGTTGTGGTCGGTTCCTTTGAATGGGGGTGGCGAGAATCCAAGTTTGTCCGATTGGATCCATTTTGGCGACGGGCCAGCCCCGGGGAGCCGCGTGCCGGATGTGCTCATTGGCGAAAAAACGGTCTTCGAAGTGCTTCGCGGCACGCGGCACACGCTATTCTGCTTCGACGGCGCCGCGCGGACCGAAGAAGGTTACCATCGTCTCGGCCAGATCATTCAGCAAGCCAAGTCTCGTTTGGGAGACGGCATCGAAGGTTACGTCGTCGTGCCATTTGCGGAGCGTCCCGAAGCGCTTTCGGCGGACGTACCGGTGCTGTGTGATGGCGAGGGCGAGCTTCATCGTCGCTTTGGAGCGCGTTCCGAATGCTTGTACCTGATTCGGCCCGATGGCTACGTCGCATACCGTTGCCAACCGGCCGATGAGCATCGGTTCTCGGCGTATCTCGACCGCCTGTTCGTGTGA